Proteins encoded by one window of Roseibium sp. Sym1:
- a CDS encoding cupin domain-containing protein, with amino-acid sequence MKIHADLTKRAVVDSASLDWVPSPMAGVERRMLERDGEEVARATSLVRYAPGSAFSAHKHDLGEEFLVLDGVFSDDSGDFPKGMYVRNPPGSSHVPSSDPGAVILVKLRQMQPDDAAYVRVNTLDPAGWQAGRAGESILPLYIRPDEEVVMLDWERGASFDAQEFPGGAEYFVVEGSFEDQDGRYDQGTWLRVPPDSRQTITTSQGARVWRKTGHLAA; translated from the coding sequence ATGAAGATCCACGCCGATTTGACAAAACGGGCTGTTGTCGACAGCGCGAGCCTCGACTGGGTGCCCTCGCCAATGGCTGGAGTGGAGCGCCGCATGCTGGAACGGGACGGCGAGGAAGTCGCCCGGGCAACGTCGCTGGTCCGCTATGCTCCCGGTTCCGCCTTTTCGGCACACAAGCATGACCTGGGCGAGGAATTCCTGGTCCTGGACGGTGTCTTCTCCGACGACAGCGGCGATTTTCCAAAGGGCATGTATGTCCGCAACCCTCCCGGTTCCAGCCACGTTCCCTCAAGTGATCCCGGTGCCGTCATCCTGGTCAAGCTGCGCCAGATGCAGCCCGACGACGCGGCCTATGTGAGGGTGAACACGCTTGACCCGGCCGGCTGGCAGGCGGGACGCGCGGGAGAAAGCATCCTGCCGCTCTATATCCGCCCCGACGAGGAGGTCGTCATGCTCGACTGGGAGCGCGGCGCAAGCTTCGACGCCCAGGAGTTCCCCGGCGGCGCCGAGTATTTTGTCGTTGAAGGCAGTTTCGAGGATCAGGACGGCCGCTACGACCAGGGCACCTGGCTGCGCGTGCCACCGGACAGCCGGCAGACCATCACCACGTCACAGGGTGCGAGGGTCTGGCGCAAGACCGGACATCTTGCCGCCTAG
- a CDS encoding DUF2867 domain-containing protein produces the protein MSQADTLPLESLLNAYRAPRDFLDCYSVSLKGRPDLQDADMRVLADHVLNADIPWMNALLTARDRLTGLVGMKTTDKLALEQSRLPPGSRTPGDRIGFFKIYSVTDDEIILGEDDWHQDFRLSLFRTTGRAPKVFAATCCKRHNLAGRAYLALILPFHKMIARSVLDKAVASGLPAA, from the coding sequence ATGAGCCAGGCCGACACTCTTCCCTTGGAAAGCCTTTTGAACGCCTATCGGGCACCGCGCGATTTTCTCGACTGTTATTCCGTGTCTCTCAAGGGACGGCCGGACCTGCAGGATGCGGACATGCGCGTTCTCGCCGATCATGTCCTTAACGCGGATATCCCCTGGATGAACGCTCTCCTGACGGCGCGCGACCGTCTGACCGGTCTTGTCGGCATGAAAACCACGGACAAGCTGGCCCTGGAGCAGAGCCGGCTGCCGCCGGGAAGCCGTACGCCCGGCGACCGGATCGGTTTCTTCAAAATCTATTCGGTGACGGACGATGAAATCATTCTCGGTGAGGACGACTGGCACCAGGATTTCCGGCTCTCCTTGTTTCGCACGACGGGGAGGGCGCCGAAGGTTTTTGCCGCGACCTGCTGCAAGCGCCACAACCTGGCCGGTCGCGCCTATCTTGCCCTGATCCTGCCGTTCCACAAGATGATCGCACGCTCCGTGCTGGACAAGGCGGTCGCAAGCGGGTTGCCGGCCGCCTAG
- a CDS encoding nitroreductase family protein: protein MTARKPDHPVEDLFVKRWSPRSFDRSDMPEADLRTILEAARWAPSAFNLQPWRFVYARRGDADWQVLVDLLNPFNREWARHASALVYLFSDTEVDGKDGKPNRANGAHVFDAGSAWTHAALQASMLGYHSHGMAGILKDEIRGKLGVPERYQPHIAIAIGRRGDVADLPEDLQAREIPSNRKPLEEIAFAGAWG, encoded by the coding sequence ATGACTGCACGCAAGCCCGACCATCCCGTCGAAGACCTGTTCGTGAAACGCTGGTCCCCCCGGTCCTTTGACCGGTCCGACATGCCGGAAGCGGATCTGAGAACCATTCTGGAAGCTGCCCGCTGGGCGCCGTCCGCCTTCAACCTCCAGCCCTGGCGTTTTGTCTATGCAAGACGCGGCGATGCCGACTGGCAGGTGCTCGTGGATCTGCTCAACCCGTTCAACCGGGAATGGGCCCGGCATGCCTCGGCGCTGGTCTATCTCTTTTCCGACACGGAGGTGGACGGCAAGGACGGCAAGCCGAACAGGGCCAACGGCGCGCATGTCTTCGATGCCGGATCCGCCTGGACGCATGCCGCGCTTCAGGCGTCTATGCTTGGGTATCACTCCCATGGCATGGCAGGGATTCTCAAGGACGAGATTCGCGGAAAGCTGGGTGTACCTGAGCGGTACCAGCCGCATATCGCGATTGCCATCGGCCGTCGTGGCGATGTCGCCGATCTGCCGGAAGATCTCCAGGCCCGCGAGATCCCCAGCAACCGCAAGCCGCTTGAAGAAATCGCCTTTGCCGGGGCCTGGGGCTGA
- a CDS encoding DMT family transporter has product MITRTLSRFRFGPTSATLVIAASAVCFGLVPLFVRELQGLGTGPATIALYRYGFSALFLLPFLPLDRKKRGGALLLMGAGAVFSLSLIGYLEALGSAPVAAAGVVYMSYPVFAALFAWVLLRQALTWRSFAAAGQVIAAAALLLDPSSLSPEVFSALVWAIPAPVAFGFLVVVLSGLAGELNSLERTACGLTGSIIGLLPLALQEGQGSVLPATGGEWGLILAMGLLTALIPQLMFTFACQKVGPVRTSAAGSFELPTMFLVGWWVFGEALGVREILSAILVLAAILVAPSISARPAEFRGPASAA; this is encoded by the coding sequence ATGATCACCAGAACACTCTCCCGGTTTCGCTTCGGTCCCACCAGCGCAACGCTTGTCATTGCCGCTTCGGCCGTCTGTTTCGGCCTCGTCCCGCTTTTCGTGCGGGAGCTTCAGGGACTTGGCACGGGTCCGGCGACGATCGCCCTCTACCGGTATGGCTTTTCGGCGCTGTTTCTGTTGCCGTTTCTGCCCCTTGACCGGAAAAAGCGCGGCGGCGCGCTGCTCCTGATGGGGGCCGGCGCTGTCTTCAGTCTCAGCCTGATCGGTTATCTCGAAGCGCTCGGCTCGGCACCGGTGGCCGCGGCCGGGGTTGTCTACATGTCCTATCCGGTGTTTGCGGCCTTGTTCGCCTGGGTGCTGCTGCGCCAGGCGCTCACCTGGCGGTCCTTCGCGGCGGCCGGTCAGGTGATCGCCGCCGCCGCCCTGCTGCTCGATCCCTCGTCCCTGTCGCCGGAGGTCTTTTCCGCCCTTGTCTGGGCCATTCCGGCACCGGTTGCCTTCGGCTTCCTGGTCGTGGTCCTGAGCGGTCTCGCGGGAGAGCTCAATTCGCTGGAGCGCACCGCCTGCGGCCTCACCGGGTCGATCATCGGCCTGCTGCCGCTGGCGCTCCAGGAAGGGCAGGGCTCGGTGCTGCCGGCAACGGGCGGTGAATGGGGGTTGATCCTGGCCATGGGGCTTCTGACGGCACTGATCCCGCAATTGATGTTCACCTTCGCCTGCCAGAAAGTCGGTCCTGTGCGCACATCGGCCGCGGGAAGCTTCGAATTGCCGACCATGTTCCTTGTCGGCTGGTGGGTTTTCGGGGAAGCGCTGGGCGTACGGGAAATTCTTTCGGCGATATTGGTTCTGGCCGCCATTCTCGTGGCGCCGTCTATCAGCGCAAGACCGGCAGAATTCCGGGGACCGGCGTCAGCCGCATAA
- a CDS encoding LysR family transcriptional regulator: MTASASRLGVTQSAASHRLREAERRLGVQLARRADAGIELTAEGERLRHLGESFLGELFRLEQELEASAREKRDLVRLGQATYSRYHWFPAFLDYLEETDPTLSVDLAGRATAHPLASLLDGSVDVSLVFGREPALSRFKSIKLGSDPIVAVLARNHPLAAEPVVNSENMGDERFFVYPLTAEPGFDWTTLLGSPTKPFRRLSPMPTPEAVIDLVRASFGVAIFSKWAIEPELADGTLVSRPIAEGGISLDWWCVRRASDPEDSPSARLAAVLASWSRDTDRALSTLAFGGGA; this comes from the coding sequence ATGACCGCCTCCGCCTCCCGCCTGGGCGTGACCCAGTCCGCGGCCTCGCACCGGCTGCGGGAAGCCGAGCGCCGGCTTGGCGTGCAGCTCGCCCGCCGGGCCGATGCCGGCATCGAGCTGACCGCCGAGGGCGAACGGCTGCGCCACCTCGGCGAAAGCTTTCTGGGCGAGCTGTTCCGCCTGGAACAGGAACTCGAGGCGTCCGCGCGCGAGAAACGCGACCTGGTCCGCCTCGGCCAGGCGACCTACAGCCGCTATCACTGGTTTCCAGCCTTCCTGGACTACCTCGAGGAAACGGATCCGACCCTTTCCGTCGACCTGGCCGGGCGCGCCACCGCCCATCCGCTCGCTTCCCTGCTGGACGGATCCGTGGATGTCTCCCTTGTCTTCGGACGGGAGCCTGCGCTCTCCCGGTTCAAGTCGATCAAGCTCGGTTCGGACCCGATCGTCGCGGTTCTCGCCAGGAACCATCCTCTGGCGGCCGAACCGGTCGTCAACAGCGAAAACATGGGAGACGAACGTTTCTTCGTCTACCCGCTGACGGCAGAGCCCGGCTTCGACTGGACAACGCTTCTCGGTTCCCCCACGAAGCCGTTCCGGCGGCTCAGTCCCATGCCCACACCCGAGGCGGTGATCGACCTTGTCCGCGCCAGTTTCGGCGTGGCCATCTTCAGCAAGTGGGCGATCGAACCGGAACTGGCGGACGGCACCCTTGTGTCCCGTCCGATTGCCGAAGGCGGCATCTCGCTCGACTGGTGGTGTGTGCGCCGCGCATCCGATCCCGAAGACAGCCCGTCCGCCCGCCTCGCCGCCGTGCTGGCCTCCTGGAGCCGCGACACGGACCGGGCCCTGTCGACGCTGGCTTTCGGCGGCGGCGCCTAG
- a CDS encoding DHA2 family efflux MFS transporter permease subunit: MEGLPDMARKRGLVLAMGGLGGLVMLDETILGVSLPAIRSDLGLSPTTTHWIINSYMLAFTCFAAIGGKAIDLIGLRPALVISSVVFAVASLLAGFADSATMLITMRVIQGLCAAIMFPMTLAAATLTFDETERGRAIGTLAGMATVFLAAGPFLGGVLTEFLSWRWVFWINIPIVAAGSALACLLWRNPAVPRPRPVIDRIGLVLLLIGMTGLIFGLMEGPDFGWGTPAILGSLVAGTIGLAVFVAYEARQARPLIDVHLFRLKAFHASALVILLTQMSKIVVAVFVPHFLQLDMKFSALYAGLATVIAVFPFPFLASPAGKFSDLHGSRRPVLTALLVVAAANAAIGGLMYLQNYWALAPALLLWGIALPFAMIPTGRLTANAVPKDKQGEVSGLVITARLVGGTLGVTMGSVLLAMGAGFSSIFWVMGALLLSCGIYGATALAKDAPATK; encoded by the coding sequence ATGGAGGGACTGCCCGACATGGCCCGCAAGCGCGGGCTCGTTCTGGCCATGGGCGGCCTCGGCGGCCTGGTGATGCTCGACGAGACCATCCTCGGCGTGTCCCTTCCTGCCATCCGCTCCGACTTGGGCCTGTCGCCGACGACGACGCACTGGATCATCAACTCCTACATGCTCGCCTTCACCTGTTTCGCGGCCATCGGCGGCAAGGCGATCGATCTGATCGGGCTGCGGCCGGCGCTTGTCATCAGCAGCGTGGTCTTTGCGGTTGCCAGCCTGCTGGCCGGGTTTGCAGACAGCGCCACCATGCTGATCACAATGCGGGTGATCCAGGGTCTGTGCGCGGCAATCATGTTCCCGATGACGCTGGCCGCCGCCACCCTGACATTCGACGAGACCGAACGCGGCCGCGCCATCGGAACCCTGGCCGGCATGGCGACGGTCTTCCTCGCGGCCGGGCCATTTCTCGGCGGCGTGCTGACGGAGTTCCTGTCCTGGCGATGGGTGTTCTGGATCAATATTCCGATTGTTGCCGCCGGCAGTGCCCTGGCCTGCCTGCTCTGGCGCAACCCGGCGGTGCCGCGGCCAAGGCCGGTGATTGACCGGATCGGGCTGGTCCTTCTGCTGATCGGCATGACAGGGCTGATCTTCGGTCTCATGGAAGGCCCGGATTTCGGCTGGGGTACACCTGCTATCCTTGGAAGCCTGGTGGCAGGCACGATTGGCCTGGCGGTTTTCGTTGCCTATGAGGCCAGGCAGGCCAGGCCGCTGATCGATGTGCACCTGTTTCGACTGAAGGCCTTTCACGCCAGCGCCCTGGTCATTCTGCTCACCCAGATGAGCAAGATCGTGGTGGCGGTCTTCGTGCCGCATTTCCTTCAGCTCGACATGAAGTTCAGTGCCCTTTACGCGGGGCTGGCCACGGTGATTGCGGTCTTTCCGTTTCCCTTCCTCGCCTCGCCCGCCGGAAAATTTTCCGACCTGCATGGGTCCCGCCGACCGGTGCTGACGGCGCTTTTGGTCGTTGCCGCCGCCAATGCGGCCATCGGCGGGCTGATGTATCTTCAAAACTACTGGGCGCTCGCTCCCGCGCTCCTCCTATGGGGCATCGCCCTGCCTTTCGCGATGATTCCGACCGGCCGCCTTACCGCCAACGCGGTACCAAAAGACAAGCAGGGGGAGGTCAGCGGCCTGGTCATAACCGCGCGGCTGGTCGGCGGCACACTCGGTGTCACCATGGGCAGCGTCCTGCTGGCCATGGGCGCCGGATTCAGTTCCATCTTCTGGGTGATGGGCGCATTGCTGCTGTCATGCGGCATCTACGGGGCAACAGCTCTTGCAAAAGATGCACCGGCCACGAAATAG
- a CDS encoding malonate--CoA ligase, producing the protein MSNHLFDALTAFIPDRDKVFLELADGTVQTYRDMFARSAQYAGALQKLGVKPGDRVAVQVEKTADALMVYLGTIRAGGVFLPLNTAYTPAEVAYFVGDAEPAVFVCDPEKADALAGIAQKAGAKLQTLDANGEGTLRQLADGMPAEYDTRPREDEDLAAILYTSGTTGRSKGAMLSHGNLASNSRTMVGYWRFTEDDVLLHALPIFHTHGLFVATNCLMMAGGSMLFLPKFDLDQVLAALPRATSMMGVPTFYTRLLGSDRFTKELASHMRLFISGSAPLSAEVHKEFSARTGHAILERYGMTETNMNTSNPYDGERRPGTVGFPLPGVGLRVVDPKTGREVPRGDVGIIEIKGPNVFQGYWRMPEKTAQEFRVDGYFISGDMGRIDEDGYVSIVGRSKDLIITGGFNVYPAEVEALLDELPGVAESAVIGVPHPDFGEAVVAVLAPRNGAALDRDTVQAALGDRLAKFKQPKMVHVLETLPRNTMGKIQKNVLREQFSSDFA; encoded by the coding sequence ATGAGCAACCATCTCTTCGACGCCCTGACCGCCTTCATTCCCGACAGGGACAAGGTGTTTCTGGAACTCGCGGATGGAACGGTGCAGACCTACCGGGACATGTTCGCCCGCTCGGCCCAGTATGCGGGTGCCCTGCAGAAGCTCGGCGTGAAGCCCGGAGACAGGGTTGCGGTCCAGGTGGAGAAAACGGCCGACGCGCTGATGGTCTATCTGGGCACGATCCGCGCCGGTGGCGTCTTCCTGCCGCTCAACACGGCCTATACGCCGGCCGAGGTCGCCTATTTTGTCGGCGACGCGGAGCCCGCGGTTTTTGTCTGCGACCCGGAAAAGGCCGACGCGCTTGCAGGAATCGCGCAGAAAGCGGGGGCGAAGCTGCAGACGCTTGACGCCAACGGGGAGGGCACCCTGCGTCAACTGGCGGACGGAATGCCGGCCGAATACGATACGAGGCCGCGGGAGGACGAGGATCTTGCCGCGATCCTTTACACGTCCGGAACGACCGGACGGTCCAAGGGCGCGATGCTCAGCCACGGCAATCTGGCGTCCAATTCGCGCACCATGGTCGGGTACTGGCGGTTCACGGAAGACGATGTGCTGCTGCACGCCCTGCCGATCTTCCATACCCATGGCCTGTTTGTGGCGACCAACTGCCTGATGATGGCCGGTGGGTCCATGCTGTTCCTGCCGAAGTTCGATCTCGACCAGGTGCTGGCGGCACTGCCCAGGGCAACGTCGATGATGGGCGTGCCGACGTTCTACACGCGGCTGCTCGGCTCCGACCGGTTCACGAAGGAGCTGGCGAGCCACATGCGGTTGTTCATTTCCGGTTCGGCACCGCTTTCCGCCGAGGTCCACAAGGAGTTCTCCGCGCGCACGGGACACGCCATCCTGGAGCGCTACGGCATGACCGAAACCAACATGAACACGTCCAATCCCTATGACGGCGAGCGGCGGCCCGGCACGGTCGGATTTCCGTTGCCGGGTGTCGGGCTGCGCGTGGTCGATCCGAAAACGGGGCGGGAGGTTCCACGGGGCGACGTCGGGATTATCGAGATCAAGGGTCCGAACGTGTTTCAGGGCTACTGGCGCATGCCGGAGAAAACCGCTCAGGAATTCCGGGTCGACGGTTATTTCATCTCCGGAGACATGGGCCGGATCGACGAAGATGGCTACGTGTCGATCGTCGGCCGGTCCAAGGACCTGATCATCACCGGTGGCTTTAACGTCTATCCCGCCGAAGTAGAGGCCCTGCTGGACGAATTGCCCGGGGTTGCCGAAAGCGCGGTGATCGGCGTGCCGCATCCCGATTTCGGCGAGGCGGTCGTCGCCGTGCTGGCTCCGAGGAACGGCGCCGCACTGGATCGCGATACGGTCCAGGCCGCACTTGGTGACCGGCTCGCGAAGTTCAAGCAGCCCAAAATGGTCCATGTGCTGGAAACGCTGCCGCGAAACACAATGGGCAAGATCCAGAAAAACGTGCTGCGCGAGCAGTTCAGCAGCGATTTCGCCTGA
- the trhA gene encoding PAQR family membrane homeostasis protein TrhA has protein sequence MSTSRPLTLAEFIADGAIHVIGICLGLTATVILAATLWNTGDAARQATVMIYAACLMAMLICSALYNMFARDHKTGILRRLDHAAIFLLIAGTYTPLAAMIIGGWTGGILLAVVWTGALTGAVVKLLHLTGLDKLTVPIYLGLGWVVVFAANPLIEKASTFGFYMILAGGLLYTIGTVFYAWKRLPFQNAIWHAFVLAAAVCHFSAVFHDVALVQAV, from the coding sequence ATGTCGACATCAAGGCCGCTGACACTTGCCGAATTCATCGCAGACGGTGCCATCCATGTTATCGGGATCTGCCTGGGACTGACCGCGACCGTCATTCTCGCGGCAACGCTCTGGAACACCGGCGATGCGGCACGGCAGGCGACCGTGATGATCTATGCCGCCTGCCTGATGGCCATGCTGATCTGTTCCGCGCTCTACAACATGTTCGCCCGGGATCACAAAACCGGGATCCTGAGGCGGCTGGATCATGCCGCCATTTTCCTGCTGATCGCCGGAACCTACACGCCGCTTGCCGCAATGATCATCGGCGGCTGGACAGGCGGCATCCTGCTCGCGGTCGTTTGGACCGGCGCACTGACCGGTGCCGTGGTCAAGCTGCTGCACCTGACCGGCCTGGACAAGCTGACCGTGCCGATCTATCTCGGCCTTGGCTGGGTTGTCGTGTTCGCGGCCAATCCGCTGATCGAGAAGGCTTCCACCTTCGGCTTCTACATGATCCTGGCCGGCGGCCTGCTCTATACGATCGGCACGGTGTTCTATGCCTGGAAGCGGCTGCCATTCCAGAATGCCATCTGGCACGCTTTCGTGCTGGCCGCGGCGGTCTGCCATTTCTCCGCGGTTTTTCACGATGTCGCGCTCGTGCAGGCGGTCTGA
- a CDS encoding L,D-transpeptidase → MKRTEPLNEFERQHEGGGPSRRAFLAGSVALGALTLAGCQTADIVGLPDQPALPDEEFDYATAYAALPDGDFTWPAINYKKFDKKYWRQVVEYKTRERPGTVIVDPYHNFLYWTLGGGKALRYGIGVGRAGFAWSGEALIRVKRPHPIWRPPREMIARKPSLERYWEKGYPAGLKNPLGARAMDLWQGATDTLYRIHGTNQPNSIGKNVSSGCIRMWQQDVIDLFNRVPLRTKVVVLKKDSGSEA, encoded by the coding sequence ATGAAGCGTACCGAACCGCTGAACGAATTTGAACGCCAACACGAAGGCGGCGGACCGAGCCGGCGCGCCTTCCTGGCCGGGAGCGTTGCCTTGGGTGCGCTGACCCTTGCAGGGTGCCAGACCGCCGATATCGTCGGTCTTCCCGACCAGCCCGCGCTGCCGGATGAAGAATTCGATTACGCCACGGCCTATGCGGCGTTGCCGGACGGCGATTTCACCTGGCCGGCCATCAACTACAAGAAATTCGACAAGAAATACTGGCGCCAGGTTGTCGAGTACAAGACACGCGAACGGCCGGGCACCGTTATCGTCGACCCCTATCACAATTTCCTCTATTGGACGCTTGGTGGCGGCAAGGCACTGCGTTACGGCATCGGCGTCGGCCGTGCCGGATTTGCCTGGTCCGGCGAGGCGCTCATTCGCGTCAAGCGGCCGCATCCTATCTGGCGCCCTCCACGCGAAATGATCGCCCGCAAACCGTCCCTGGAACGCTACTGGGAAAAGGGCTACCCGGCCGGTTTGAAGAACCCGCTCGGCGCGCGTGCCATGGATCTGTGGCAGGGCGCGACGGACACGCTTTACCGCATCCACGGTACCAACCAGCCAAACTCCATCGGCAAGAACGTCTCCTCCGGTTGCATCCGCATGTGGCAGCAGGACGTGATCGACCTGTTCAACCGGGTGCCGCTTCGGACAAAGGTGGTTGTTCTGAAAAAGGACTCGGGCAGCGAAGCCTGA
- a CDS encoding dipeptidase — translation MPNSAPKSPFPIFDGHNDTLLKLEIEALKGQDRSFFERSNVGHIDRVRADEAGFAGGLFAMFVPSNPDQDFSKPFDPKNPANYQPVPQKQALDFTMRLIERAEQIVTDAEGSAVICRTPEENQIAIEAGQLAVSLHIEGAEAIDTNFYALEDLYRRGLRSLGLVWSRENAFGYGVPMAHPASPDIGPGLPEAGRDLVRACNQLGILLDVSHLNEKGFWDLARITDRPIVASHSNAHAICASSRNLTDKQLDAIKESGGLVGINFHVAFLRPDGAYGRDMPLDVIADHAAYLVDRLGEDCVALGSDFDGCVLPRDLGDVTGLGRLMEALDARGFTSELLEKIAYRNWISALEKAAS, via the coding sequence GTGCCGAATTCCGCTCCAAAGTCCCCCTTTCCCATTTTCGATGGCCACAATGACACGCTTCTGAAACTCGAGATCGAAGCCCTCAAGGGCCAGGACCGCAGTTTTTTCGAGCGCTCCAACGTCGGCCACATCGACAGGGTTCGCGCAGACGAGGCAGGGTTTGCCGGCGGCCTCTTCGCGATGTTCGTTCCCTCCAACCCCGACCAGGATTTCTCCAAACCGTTCGACCCGAAAAACCCGGCCAATTACCAGCCGGTTCCGCAGAAGCAGGCGCTTGATTTCACAATGCGGCTGATCGAGCGCGCCGAGCAGATCGTGACGGATGCGGAAGGTTCGGCCGTGATCTGCCGGACACCTGAGGAGAACCAAATCGCGATCGAGGCAGGCCAACTGGCTGTGAGCCTTCACATCGAGGGTGCCGAGGCCATCGACACGAATTTCTATGCGCTGGAAGATCTCTACCGCCGCGGTCTGCGTTCGCTCGGTCTTGTCTGGAGCCGTGAAAACGCCTTCGGCTACGGTGTGCCTATGGCGCATCCCGCGTCGCCGGATATCGGTCCGGGTCTGCCTGAAGCCGGTCGCGACCTGGTGCGGGCCTGCAACCAGCTCGGCATTCTTCTCGATGTCTCGCACCTCAACGAAAAGGGGTTCTGGGATCTCGCCCGGATCACCGACCGGCCAATCGTCGCGAGCCATTCCAATGCCCATGCGATCTGCGCAAGCAGCCGGAACCTGACCGACAAGCAGCTGGACGCCATCAAGGAAAGCGGCGGTCTGGTCGGGATCAACTTCCACGTGGCCTTCCTGAGACCGGACGGCGCTTACGGACGCGACATGCCACTGGACGTGATCGCGGATCACGCCGCCTACCTGGTTGATCGCCTGGGCGAGGACTGCGTCGCGCTCGGATCGGACTTCGACGGTTGCGTGTTGCCACGCGATCTTGGTGACGTCACCGGGCTCGGCCGGTTGATGGAAGCCCTTGATGCCCGGGGCTTCACCAGTGAACTCCTGGAAAAGATCGCCTACCGGAACTGGATTTCGGCCCTGGAGAAAGCCGCAAGCTGA
- a CDS encoding GntR family transcriptional regulator has protein sequence MSFLDAADKNSDRVKGRGGKRARKSDAVYQDLKRKILTGEMTSESPITEQSLAQDYGCSQSTIREALMLLQENGLVVRRGYQGTFVTDPSLPEARLMLKLRVDIETTGIAEAVKYITGPELDDLYELDRQFEERRAQRDVFGCAEVDRALHLRLFKIARMPVLEPMLVRTFMILQQVMLSTPRPEASWERPNVTPHASIFDALSSRDAEATLAALRSHILSSAVLLAPHYYGTDLDRLKDQVETTPVQTAGLAGR, from the coding sequence GTGAGTTTTTTGGACGCCGCGGACAAGAATTCGGATAGGGTCAAAGGGCGCGGAGGCAAGCGCGCGCGAAAATCGGACGCCGTCTACCAGGATTTGAAACGGAAGATCCTGACGGGCGAAATGACCTCGGAAAGCCCGATCACCGAACAATCCCTCGCTCAGGACTACGGTTGTTCCCAAAGCACCATCCGCGAAGCCCTGATGCTTCTGCAGGAAAACGGTCTGGTGGTCCGGCGGGGCTACCAGGGAACGTTCGTGACCGACCCAAGCCTTCCCGAAGCCCGGCTGATGTTGAAATTGCGGGTGGATATTGAAACAACGGGCATCGCCGAAGCGGTGAAATACATCACCGGACCAGAGCTCGACGACCTTTACGAACTGGACCGTCAGTTCGAGGAGCGGCGCGCGCAAAGGGACGTCTTCGGCTGCGCAGAAGTGGACAGGGCCCTGCATCTGAGATTGTTCAAGATTGCCCGAATGCCGGTCCTGGAGCCCATGCTGGTTCGAACCTTCATGATTCTCCAGCAGGTGATGCTGTCGACACCTCGCCCCGAAGCTTCCTGGGAACGGCCCAATGTGACCCCGCATGCGTCGATCTTCGATGCTCTTTCCTCCCGCGATGCGGAGGCGACGCTTGCGGCACTGCGTTCGCACATCCTGTCGAGCGCCGTGCTTCTGGCCCCGCATTACTACGGCACCGATCTCGACCGGCTCAAGGACCAGGTCGAGACAACGCCCGTCCAGACGGCGGGCCTGGCCGGGCGCTGA